Within Fastidiosipila sp., the genomic segment GTTTCTTTTTTAGTCATCTATCTACCTTCCTCGATCGCAGTCTGCGACACCTTGGATTTTCATTTCACGCGTAGGCAAGTGTAGCACAAAGGACCTTGATTGAGAAACCGCATCCTGGCCTTCAAGCCGGCTTGACAAGCCGGAGTTTGGCCGGAAGGTCCTCCGCCCGCTCCAGCCAGAAAGCGGGCCCGAGGCGGTCGATTTCCTCCCGGTCCATAGAGGTCCATCCGACCGCGGCAAAATGGCATCCGGCCCGCCTGGCGCTTTCAAGATCCCGCACAGTATCGCCGACATAAAGCACCTGATCGGTCCGTGAGATGCCCAGCTTTTCCATGGCAAACAGGATCGGTTCAGGGTCGGGCTTATGCCTGGCGGTGTCTTCGGCGCAGACCCTTACGTCAAACAGGGCCGAGAGGTCAAAGGCATCCAGACAGATCGCCATGCCTTCACAACGGCGCGCTGTGACGATACCGGTGAGAAAGCCGCGGCTCCGCAAACTTTCCAGCATGGGCACAATGCCTTCGAAGAGGGTGCTGTGGGAAGCCGTCCGGGGAACACTCCAGCGGATGTATTCAGCCATCAAGGTTTCTCCCTGATCACCGTAGCGGCCGAAGGTGGCCACTAGGGGTTCGCCGACGGTGGAAAGGATTTCCTCGTCGCTGGGAATCCAGCCGAGGATTTTGTTGAAGGTGTGGCGGTGTGAAGCCATGATCAGCGGTACGGTATTAATCAGTGTTCCGTCAATATCGAACAAAACCGTCGATATTTCAATTTTTCCGCGGTTTTCATTCATCACGATCCCTGCCTGCTTCTGCGTCTGCCCTTGTCACCCTGATCCGGACGATCCGGTTATCGGATATGGCCAGAACGTGAAAGGTCAGCGGGCCGTACCTCACGACAGGGCGTTCATGTTCTTCAGGAATCCGGTCCAGCAAATCGATGACGAGGCCCGCGGCCGTATCGTATTCGTCATCGTCAATGGCGACCCCTGTAATCCGGGACAAACGGTCAAGCGGATACCCCCCTTCCACCAGCCAGTTGCCCGGTGCGATCTGGATCATCTCCTGCCCCGCCTCATCGTACTCATCCTCAATGTTGCCCACGATCTGTTCGACCAGGTCTTCAATGGTCAAAAGTCCTGCCGTACCGCCGTATTCATCGATAACGATGGCCATTTGGATGTGGTTTTTTTGCATCTCCCGGAATAAATCACTGATGTTCCGGGTTTCGGGAGTAAACCAGGCGGGCCGCATGATCGAGGCCAGAGTAAAACCATCTTCCCCCCGGGTCTTTTCCCGGTAAAAGAGGAGATCCTTGACATGCAGCACACCTACGATGTTATCGACCGACCCTTCGTAGACAGGAAAGCGGGTGTAGCGGGTTTCGTATAGAAAGGACATGGTCTCCTCAATACCCGCCTCTGCCGGCAAGGCTTCAATTTCCGTCCGGTGAGTCATGACCTCGCCAGCAATCTTGTCATCAAACTCGAAGAGGTTGGCGATCAGTTCCCGGTTGTCATCTTCAATAGCCCCGACGGCGTGGCCCGCTTCCAGCATCTGTAAAAACTCTTCTTCCGTCGGCGCGGGTTCCGGAATTTCAATGTCGCGAAGATGAAGGATCTTCAGGATGACTCCGCTGATTGAATAGAGAAGAAAATCCAGTGCGGCTGCCAGCAAGATCAGCGGGGAAAGAAAATACCAGCTGTGCCTGACAAAGACAGCGGCTCTTTTCCCGCAAGCCCTTGCAGGGAGCATGAGCCCAAAAAGAAGCAGGAAGAAAAGGAAGAGGATGAAGAAAAGAGCGGTTAACCAGGCGGCCGTGGCCGGGCGCCCCACATGGGTCCATCTTGCAAGTGCGGGAATGGCAAAGGCCGTGCCGCAATAAAGATAAGCCGCCGCCACAAGAATACGGGCCATATCGATCCAGCGTTGGAAACGGGCCGGCTGCTCCAGCCAGCCATCAAGGACTGACTTCCTCCCCTCTTCCTTTGGAAGCGGCGGTCTCTCCTGCGAAAGCAGGCGGATAGCCTTCTGAAAGGCCGTGAAAAGGCCGAAGAGAAGGAGAATCAGAACCGACACAAAAAGGGCCGGGCCAGCGGCCATTTCAAGCACTTGTGCAGTTATGCGGCTTGGCATCTTCGCGGACCTCCAGCTTTCTTCCTGTGTCAGGACACGTCCAAACAAGCAGATGGGTAGAGAAAAGACCAGTCATTCCCGGGGCTGGTCTTCTTTCGAA encodes:
- a CDS encoding HAD-IA family hydrolase, coding for MMNENRGKIEISTVLFDIDGTLINTVPLIMASHRHTFNKILGWIPSDEEILSTVGEPLVATFGRYGDQGETLMAEYIRWSVPRTASHSTLFEGIVPMLESLRSRGFLTGIVTARRCEGMAICLDAFDLSALFDVRVCAEDTARHKPDPEPILFAMEKLGISRTDQVLYVGDTVRDLESARRAGCHFAAVGWTSMDREEIDRLGPAFWLERAEDLPAKLRLVKPA
- a CDS encoding HlyC/CorC family transporter; translation: MPSRITAQVLEMAAGPALFVSVLILLLFGLFTAFQKAIRLLSQERPPLPKEEGRKSVLDGWLEQPARFQRWIDMARILVAAAYLYCGTAFAIPALARWTHVGRPATAAWLTALFFILFLFFLLLFGLMLPARACGKRAAVFVRHSWYFLSPLILLAAALDFLLYSISGVILKILHLRDIEIPEPAPTEEEFLQMLEAGHAVGAIEDDNRELIANLFEFDDKIAGEVMTHRTEIEALPAEAGIEETMSFLYETRYTRFPVYEGSVDNIVGVLHVKDLLFYREKTRGEDGFTLASIMRPAWFTPETRNISDLFREMQKNHIQMAIVIDEYGGTAGLLTIEDLVEQIVGNIEDEYDEAGQEMIQIAPGNWLVEGGYPLDRLSRITGVAIDDDEYDTAAGLVIDLLDRIPEEHERPVVRYGPLTFHVLAISDNRIVRIRVTRADAEAGRDRDE